In Methylobacterium aquaticum, the following are encoded in one genomic region:
- the rplL gene encoding 50S ribosomal protein L7/L12 has protein sequence MADLAKLVDDLSSLTVLEAAELAKMLEEKWGVSAAAAVAVAAGPAGGAAAAPVEEQTEFTVVLASAGDKKIEVIKEVRAITGLGLKEAKDLVEGAPKPIKEGVSKDDAAKLKAQLEKAGAKVELK, from the coding sequence ATGGCTGACCTTGCCAAGCTCGTCGACGACCTGTCCTCGCTGACCGTTCTCGAGGCTGCCGAGCTCGCGAAGATGCTCGAGGAGAAGTGGGGCGTCTCGGCGGCTGCCGCCGTCGCCGTCGCCGCCGGCCCGGCCGGTGGTGCCGCTGCCGCCCCCGTCGAGGAGCAGACCGAGTTCACCGTTGTCCTGGCCTCGGCCGGCGACAAGAAGATCGAGGTCATCAAGGAGGTCCGCGCGATCACCGGCCTCGGCCTTAAGGAGGCCAAGGACCTGGTCGAGGGCGCTCCGAAGCCGATCAAGGAGGGCGTGTCCAAGGACGACGCCGCCAAGCTCAAGGCCCAGCTCGAGAAGGCCGGCGCCAAGGTCGAGCTCAAGTAA